Proteins from a single region of Pseudopedobacter saltans DSM 12145:
- a CDS encoding PorP/SprF family type IX secretion system membrane protein, whose protein sequence is MKRYILIILLLTAIGGGAAKAQLNPLKSQYFQNEYLVNPAMAGNHGRPEVFVNYSNQWNKIDGAPVLSSISGSLPVNSKASFGINIINDKAGLIGKTQAMGSFSYKVPFSEDHALRFGVSISWSQDRLDYGRATSSGISDTELAKYNDRENYLDGNLGITYQYKDIEAQFSYLSLNEKRYSRISTVDYATFYSSLSYKIRFDGSFGVKPMFAYRGIKNYENQWDVAAEWNADQLRFYTMYHSNRSFTGGMGYLDRSGLFVSALYNSEPLHLRGFSGGIFDVVVGYRFGKMAY, encoded by the coding sequence ATGAAAAGATACATACTCATAATATTATTACTGACAGCTATAGGAGGGGGTGCGGCAAAAGCACAGTTGAACCCCTTAAAAAGTCAGTACTTCCAGAATGAATACCTGGTAAACCCTGCAATGGCAGGCAATCATGGCAGACCAGAGGTGTTTGTTAACTATTCCAACCAGTGGAATAAAATAGATGGAGCACCGGTATTATCCTCCATCTCGGGGAGTCTGCCAGTGAACAGTAAGGCGTCCTTTGGAATAAATATTATCAATGATAAAGCGGGACTTATTGGAAAGACGCAAGCGATGGGAAGCTTTTCGTACAAAGTGCCATTTTCAGAAGATCATGCGTTACGCTTTGGTGTATCAATAAGCTGGTCTCAGGACCGCTTGGATTATGGCCGGGCGACATCCAGCGGTATCAGCGATACTGAATTGGCAAAATACAACGATCGGGAAAACTATCTCGATGGGAACCTGGGTATAACCTATCAGTATAAAGATATAGAGGCACAGTTCAGCTACCTGAGTCTGAACGAGAAACGCTACAGTCGTATTTCAACAGTAGATTACGCTACATTCTACAGTTCATTGAGCTACAAGATCAGGTTTGATGGAAGCTTTGGGGTAAAGCCCATGTTTGCCTATCGAGGGATAAAGAACTATGAAAACCAGTGGGATGTTGCAGCGGAATGGAATGCGGATCAGTTACGTTTCTACACCATGTACCATAGCAACCGGAGCTTTACAGGGGGCATGGGCTATCTGGACAGAAGTGGACTGTTTGTTTCTGCTTTGTATAATTCTGAACCATTACATTTAAGAGGTTTTAGCGGAGGCATATTTGATGTGGTAGTGGGGTATAGATTTGGGAAGATGGCGTACTAG